One region of Estrella lausannensis genomic DNA includes:
- a CDS encoding ankyrin repeat domain-containing protein: MKDMSDANVQVAMQIESFKYGNPPFATAVPAGAARGLGLQEEILNFIESAIRFESSGKANQSDMGINDKALAFLYLMHQLASLNRLNDVLADGEFQGTSIPWLLAFNRKWDLLEKMIVNNIDIDFNSSPVIGQQHENSIFLLSIFAQQSNLARFILNTKKPIDINAVISEGPFAGANALYLMAITHQWDLVRETLAAYPHVDINSSSYQPLPDTPLGAKVIHLAALCSQWDIVHWLLCNRLDCQVNKPIDTIHEKGITLPLLAASHGQWDVLETILKRHPVLNINAAITTGDHAGYTILSILGLHKRWDLFSTVLNLYPHASVNASPHHGDQRGMTPLLMAAEAQQWHIVAKAIELQPDADLDTTYERCPLGGATPFWHAVNNRQWPIALTMLSINPYLNIECGPDSFSPLTSALVNKQTGFAKLFLLLGAKDPPQDDLINGTLNGVQTPLPIQYVAQTWRSALELTRVKIYDTLYNTWNRPENHSFAWIRSDRKLRSQIACEILIAEHPEIPFFHGLEKIVEKWVNLDDQRNVEAKERVAILALRQYRYNNGTLESPAPKVIRDIRRLILESIAEVGKNYPFECTNEVRREIVERIGVEQKGNPRLTKSFVEKAIKSAVIPDNPGPPTR; the protein is encoded by the coding sequence ATGAAAGATATGTCTGATGCCAATGTGCAAGTTGCCATGCAGATCGAAAGCTTCAAGTATGGAAATCCACCCTTCGCCACAGCAGTCCCTGCAGGAGCTGCAAGAGGATTGGGATTGCAAGAGGAAATTCTAAATTTCATCGAATCTGCAATTCGATTCGAATCCTCTGGAAAAGCAAATCAATCTGATATGGGCATCAACGATAAAGCACTTGCTTTTCTCTATTTAATGCATCAGCTTGCCTCGCTCAATCGCCTAAATGATGTGCTGGCAGATGGAGAGTTTCAGGGAACTTCCATTCCTTGGTTGTTGGCATTCAATAGAAAATGGGACCTTCTTGAGAAGATGATCGTCAATAATATCGATATCGACTTTAACAGCTCGCCTGTTATCGGACAGCAACACGAAAACTCGATTTTTCTGCTTTCCATTTTTGCACAGCAATCGAATCTTGCGCGCTTCATTCTAAACACCAAAAAGCCGATCGATATCAACGCAGTTATCAGCGAAGGTCCCTTTGCCGGAGCTAACGCTCTGTACCTGATGGCGATTACCCATCAATGGGACCTTGTGAGGGAGACATTGGCTGCCTATCCGCATGTCGATATCAACTCCAGCTCATATCAACCGCTGCCAGATACGCCTCTCGGAGCTAAGGTCATCCATCTTGCCGCCCTATGCTCACAATGGGATATTGTCCATTGGTTGCTCTGCAACAGGCTTGATTGTCAAGTGAACAAGCCAATCGATACAATTCATGAGAAGGGAATAACACTGCCACTACTTGCCGCGAGCCATGGGCAATGGGACGTTCTTGAAACAATTCTCAAGAGGCATCCAGTACTCAACATCAACGCTGCGATCACAACTGGCGATCATGCTGGCTACACTATTTTATCTATCCTTGGTCTCCATAAACGCTGGGACCTCTTTTCCACTGTCTTGAATCTTTACCCGCATGCCTCAGTGAATGCGTCACCTCACCACGGTGATCAAAGAGGAATGACACCCCTTCTGATGGCGGCAGAAGCCCAGCAATGGCATATTGTCGCAAAAGCAATCGAATTGCAGCCCGATGCCGATTTGGATACTACTTATGAGAGATGCCCTTTGGGAGGAGCTACTCCTTTTTGGCATGCCGTTAACAATAGGCAGTGGCCCATCGCCCTGACAATGCTCTCAATTAATCCTTATCTAAACATTGAATGCGGTCCTGATTCGTTCTCACCGTTAACCTCGGCTCTTGTAAATAAACAGACCGGCTTTGCCAAACTTTTCTTACTTCTTGGAGCCAAAGATCCACCGCAGGACGACCTGATAAACGGCACGCTAAATGGTGTGCAAACCCCTCTTCCGATTCAGTACGTCGCCCAAACTTGGCGGAGCGCTTTAGAGCTGACGCGCGTCAAAATCTATGACACCCTTTATAACACCTGGAACCGCCCGGAAAACCATTCTTTTGCCTGGATAAGGAGTGATAGAAAACTGCGCAGTCAAATCGCCTGCGAGATTCTAATCGCAGAGCACCCTGAGATCCCATTCTTCCACGGGTTGGAAAAAATCGTCGAGAAGTGGGTGAATCTCGATGATCAAAGAAACGTGGAGGCTAAAGAAAGAGTCGCTATTTTGGCCCTCAGACAATATCGCTATAACAATGGCACACTTGAAAGCCCAGCGCCAAAAGTGATCAGAGACATAAGACGACTGATCCTTGAATCGATTGCCGAAGTGGGAAAGAACTATCCATTTGAGTGCACAAACGAGGTGCGCCGCGAGATTGTTGAGCGGATCGGGGTGGAGCAAAAAGGTAATCCCCGTCTCACAAAATCGTTTGTGGAGAAAGCCATCAAGAGCGCGGTCATACCGGACAATCCCGGCCCCCCCACTCGATAA